The genomic interval GCGTGCACGTCGCCTACGCGGTCGGGGAGCACGCCTGGTCGACGCCCGGCGAAGGCGTCTCCCGGCTCGTCTGGACGCACACGCTTCACCCCAACCACCCGCTCAAGCGGTTCCTCGTGCAACGCTTCGCCGACCGAGACCTGGCGCCGAGGCTGGAGGCGGCGCTGGAGCGGGTCGCGGCGGCGGCGGAAGAGGCGTCCGCCCGCGGATCGTGATCCGCTCGCCCCGCCGTCCTGCGCAGCGTGCCCGGCACACCCGATGTGCCGCGTCTCGGCGTCGGCGAGGCCGCACCGGGCACGCTCCGCCCGGCCGGGCGGTCGCGCATACTCCGCCGCCACGCCCGCCCTCGGTGCGTCGGCCTCCCGCTCATGACGATCACGCTCGCCCGCTACATCCTCCGCGAGGTCCTCAAGGTCGGCACGCTGACCTGCGCGGTGCTCGTGGGGGTGATCAGCTTCGCGGCGGCGATCCGGCCGCTCAGCGACGGGCTGCTGCCGCCGTCGGCCCTGCTCCGCTTCGTCGGCTTCACGGCGCCCACGGTGCTCGGCTTCGCGTTGCCGTTCGCGGGTGCGTTCGCCTCGACGATCGTCTTCAGCCGGATGGCGCAGGACAACGAGGTGCTCGCCTGCTCCGCCGGGGGCATCAGCTACCGGCGGCTTCTGGCGCCGGTGCTCGCGCTGGGCCTGCTGCTGGCGGGGGTGCTGTACACGCTGTCGACGACGGTGGTGCCGAGCTTCTACCGGTCGGCCGAGGCGGTGGTGCGTTCGGACGTGGTCTCGATCCTCGCGGCGAAGCTGAACCAGCGGGAGCCCTACGAGATCCGGCCCGAGGGCGGCCGGTCGATGTACGCGCTCTTCGCGGACTCGGCCACGCTGTTCAAGCCCGAGGAAGTGGACGGGCTCGCCGCCGTTCCCGGCGGCGACCGCGTCCGGCAGGTGGTGCAGCTGCGTGGGGTCGCGCTCGGAGAGTTGGACCGCAAGACCCGCGTGCCCGGGCCGGCGAGCACGGCGGCACGGGCGACGGTCTACGTGTCGGACGTGCAGGGACGATCGGACAGCGCGCTGTCCGGCGTGCTGCGCGGGGTGGTGCGTTTCGATCCTTCGACGCAGGACTACCTCCGCGTGGAGCGGGTGCCGCTGGGGCCTTACCTGGTGCCCAGCCCGCTGTCCGACGACATCAAGTTCTTCTCCGGTGCCGAGCTGCGGCGCTTGCGGAGCGAGCCGGAGCGGTACGACGAGGTCGCCAAGGCGATGGATCGGCTGAGCTCGGCACTGGCCACGGAGCGGCTGCGGCTGGTGATCTCCGCGAGCGGGTCGACGGTGACGCTCAACGGGCCCATCGGCGACGAGCGCTTCGTGCTCGAGGCCGCGGGGATCGTCCCCGACGGGAGCGGGCTGCGGGCGCTGGGCGTCGGCGGCGGGCCGGTGGTGGTGCGGCGCTTCGCGGAGGCGGCCGGCGGCGGGCGGCGGGCGGAACGCGTCTTCCAGGCGGACGAGGCGCGGCTGAGCATCGACTCCTCGCGGGGCCGGGTGCTGCCGACGATCCGGCTGGACCTGGTCGGCGTGACGGTGCAGCCCGGCGACACGCGGCAAGCGGAGCTCGCCCTGCCGGACCTCGTCTGGCCGGAGCCGATCTTCGAGACCGAGCGCCAGGAGCTGAGCTTCGAGGGTCTGCTGGAGCTCTCCACCTCGCCGACCTACGCCGACTCCGAGGGCGTGCTCGCGGCCCGGCGGAAGCTCTCCGGCGAGCTCTTCCGGCTCGACCGACGGATCAGCTTCCAGAGCCACCGCCGGGCCGCCTCGGCGGCCGCTTGCACGCTGCTGCTCCTGCTCGGGGCGTTGCTGTCGATCCAGCTCCGGCACCAGATGCCGCTGGTGGTCTTCTTCTGGAGCTTCCTGCTGGCGATCACCACCATCATCCTGATCAACGCCGGAGAGAACGTGGCCACCGGCGAGGCCGGCGGCTGGGGCGGCGTCCTCGGCCTCGCCGTCACCTGGACCGGCGTGGCGGTTCTGGTGGGGGTCTGCTTGTGGAGCTACCGCCGCGTCCGGCGACACTGAGGCGCGGCCACGCCGCAGGCCGGAACCTCAAGCGCCGCTCCAACCTTTTCCCCCCGGTCCGCCTCCGCACCGGCCCGGTCCGCCCGGCGGGCCCTCGCTCCGCACGGATCTCCTCCTCGCTCGCTGCTCGCTAGAACGGAAGCGCCAACCTCATGCGCACCCTCGACGCCTACCTCGTCCGCCTCTTCCTGCTGAACTTCGTCGTGCTGCTCGCGGTGCTGATGACGCTCTTCGTGCTGGTGGACTTCATCGTCGACATCGACGAGTTCCTGCAGGCGGGCGTGGCGTGGGCGGCGGAGGGGCGGTTCGGCGGCAGCCGGCTCTTCGCGACGGTGGGCGCGGTGCTGAGCTACTACGGGCCGCAGGTCTTGCTGATCTACGTGTTCCTCTCGGGGCCGATCGTGGTGGGGGCGATGGGTTTCACCTTCACGCAGCTGACTCGGCAGCGCGAGCTGCTCGCGATGCTCGCCGGCGGGATCTCGCTGCACCGCGTCGGCCTGCCGGTGATCGCCGCCGGTGCGGTGCTCGCCGCGGCGACGCTGCCGATGCAGGAGTTCGTGCTCCCGCGGCTCGCCGGCGAGTTGCTGCGGACCAAGGCGCAGCTGAAGAACAGCGAGGAGCGGGCCAACCCGGTGGTCTTCGTGCCCGATGGCAGCGGGAATCTCTGGAGCGCGGCGGACTTCGCCGCCGCGGCGAAGCCGCCGCGGCTGACCAAGCTGCGGGTGCTGCAGCGGGACGGGAGCGGCGGGCTCGAGCGCCTGGTGCTGGCGGAGGAGGCCCTGTGGGCGGAGGACGCGCGGGCGGTGGCGATGAACGCGCCGATCACCGGCCGGTGGGAGCTGATCCAGGGCGACGGCTTGCGGCCGCCGGCGGTGCCGGCCTCGGGCGTGGCGGGCGGTGGCGGCGGGGAGCGGGAGCTCCAGAAGCTCGAGCCGGTGCCCTACCTCCAGAGCCAGCTCTCGCCGGAGGTGCTCGTCGCCAACCAGGCGGCGCTGCTGCCCTCGGTGCTGTCGCTTCGTCGGCTGCAGGCGCTCGCGAGCAACGAGGCGCTCGCTCCGCGGCAGCGGGCGACATTCACGCGGACGGTCTGGGGCCGCTTCAGCCTGCTGATCCTCAACGTCCTGCTGCTGGTGATCGCGTTGCCCTTCTTCCTCCGGCGGGTGCCCGGCGACGCGATGAAGCTCTCGGTGCAGGCCTGCGGCGTGGTGCTGGGGGCGTGGGCGGGCGGCATCCTCATGCTCCAGGCCTCGCCGGCGGCGTTGCCGCCGGTGGTCAGCGCGTGGATCCCGGTGGCGGCGTACCTGCCCGTGGCGGCGTTCGCGGCGACGCGGATCCGGACGTGAACGCGGCGGAAGACCCCGGGGGTGGCT from Phycisphaera mikurensis NBRC 102666 carries:
- a CDS encoding LptF/LptG family permease, coding for MTITLARYILREVLKVGTLTCAVLVGVISFAAAIRPLSDGLLPPSALLRFVGFTAPTVLGFALPFAGAFASTIVFSRMAQDNEVLACSAGGISYRRLLAPVLALGLLLAGVLYTLSTTVVPSFYRSAEAVVRSDVVSILAAKLNQREPYEIRPEGGRSMYALFADSATLFKPEEVDGLAAVPGGDRVRQVVQLRGVALGELDRKTRVPGPASTAARATVYVSDVQGRSDSALSGVLRGVVRFDPSTQDYLRVERVPLGPYLVPSPLSDDIKFFSGAELRRLRSEPERYDEVAKAMDRLSSALATERLRLVISASGSTVTLNGPIGDERFVLEAAGIVPDGSGLRALGVGGGPVVVRRFAEAAGGGRRAERVFQADEARLSIDSSRGRVLPTIRLDLVGVTVQPGDTRQAELALPDLVWPEPIFETERQELSFEGLLELSTSPTYADSEGVLAARRKLSGELFRLDRRISFQSHRRAASAAACTLLLLLGALLSIQLRHQMPLVVFFWSFLLAITTIILINAGENVATGEAGGWGGVLGLAVTWTGVAVLVGVCLWSYRRVRRH
- a CDS encoding LptF/LptG family permease, which produces MRTLDAYLVRLFLLNFVVLLAVLMTLFVLVDFIVDIDEFLQAGVAWAAEGRFGGSRLFATVGAVLSYYGPQVLLIYVFLSGPIVVGAMGFTFTQLTRQRELLAMLAGGISLHRVGLPVIAAGAVLAAATLPMQEFVLPRLAGELLRTKAQLKNSEERANPVVFVPDGSGNLWSAADFAAAAKPPRLTKLRVLQRDGSGGLERLVLAEEALWAEDARAVAMNAPITGRWELIQGDGLRPPAVPASGVAGGGGGERELQKLEPVPYLQSQLSPEVLVANQAALLPSVLSLRRLQALASNEALAPRQRATFTRTVWGRFSLLILNVLLLVIALPFFLRRVPGDAMKLSVQACGVVLGAWAGGILMLQASPAALPPVVSAWIPVAAYLPVAAFAATRIRT